The Rhodocytophaga rosea genome has a segment encoding these proteins:
- a CDS encoding transposase, with product MPQGRRKFDKEFKLMTVELSKSRTDYGQLARELDISPDLIYRWRKEYLDKKEGGFPGHGKPKLTAQEAEIALLKKQLRVAELERDMEPMLTT from the coding sequence ATGCCCCAAGGAAGAAGAAAATTTGATAAAGAGTTTAAGCTCATGACCGTAGAGTTAAGCAAGAGCCGTACAGATTATGGCCAGCTAGCCAGAGAATTAGATATAAGTCCGGATTTAATTTATCGCTGGCGTAAAGAATATCTGGACAAGAAAGAAGGCGGTTTTCCTGGTCATGGCAAGCCCAAACTTACCGCACAAGAAGCAGAAATAGCCTTACTTAAAAAGCAATTACGGGTAGCAGAACTTGAACGCGATATGGAGCCGATGCTCACAACGTAG
- a CDS encoding helix-turn-helix domain-containing protein: MKDEMSNHRINSLSRLHRVLDIPAPMHPLVSLINNADGAIPLAKLPNPHILNFYKISYKMNFQGQFKYGQHYYDFDEGGMFFVSPNQITGGHPPLSDQSGYTLLFHPDFLLGYELSRKIKDYGFFSYSIHEALHLSESEKATIISVFQSIEEELKSRIDAFSQDVVISQIELLLNYANRFYSRQFITRKAVSSTLLQRVEQVLHAYFNSEVLQKQGLPTVQYLASELNVSANYLSDMLRSLTGQNAQGHIHHHLIEKAKERLSTSQASISEIAYELGFEHPQSFSKLFKLKTSVSPVDFRRSFN, from the coding sequence ATGAAGGACGAAATGTCTAACCACAGAATCAATTCTTTATCAAGGTTGCATAGGGTGCTGGACATACCGGCACCTATGCACCCCTTGGTAAGTTTGATAAACAATGCAGACGGCGCTATTCCGTTGGCAAAACTACCCAATCCGCATATTCTGAACTTCTACAAGATTTCTTATAAAATGAACTTCCAGGGGCAGTTCAAATACGGGCAGCATTACTACGATTTTGATGAAGGCGGAATGTTCTTTGTTTCGCCCAATCAAATCACCGGAGGTCACCCGCCACTCAGTGATCAATCTGGGTATACTTTACTTTTCCACCCGGATTTTTTATTGGGTTACGAACTCTCTAGGAAAATCAAAGACTATGGTTTTTTTTCCTATTCAATCCATGAAGCGTTGCACTTGTCTGAAAGCGAAAAAGCCACCATCATTTCAGTTTTTCAAAGTATTGAAGAAGAATTGAAAAGCAGAATTGATGCTTTCAGCCAGGACGTTGTTATTTCTCAGATTGAATTGCTGCTCAATTACGCCAACCGGTTTTATAGCCGGCAATTCATTACCCGTAAGGCGGTAAGCAGTACTTTATTACAAAGGGTAGAACAGGTTTTGCATGCCTACTTCAACTCAGAAGTCCTGCAAAAACAGGGTCTCCCAACTGTCCAGTATCTTGCCAGCGAGTTAAATGTCAGCGCCAATTATTTAAGTGATATGCTCAGGTCACTCACAGGGCAAAATGCACAAGGGCACATTCATCATCATCTGATCGAAAAAGCAAAGGAACGATTGTCTACAAGCCAGGCTTCGATCAGCGAAATAGCTTATGAGTTAGGATTCGAACATCCCCAATCCTTTAGTAAACTCTTCAAGCTCAAAACCAGTGTGTCGCCTGTGGATTTCAGGCGTTCTTTCAATTAA
- a CDS encoding IS5 family transposase gives MQEKFSALTDPEWEVIKEIIDNQRKIKHEKRVIINALLWLLTTGSQWRNMESKYPPWQTIYYHFRQWKKRGIIEELLAFLAGRERKKAGRQALPSVLAIDSQSVKIIQFTSQDKGIDGNKKVNGRKRHLPVDCLGIPWAVHITAANISDTTAGYELAAKLKGKSARLHTLKADNGYTETFVEEVKKQYGWSVEIVQKPESVKGFVPAGGRWVVERSYGWLNFKRRLSRDFEKSTESSEAMLQLAFIDTLLKRKTE, from the coding sequence ATGCAAGAAAAATTCTCTGCGCTCACTGACCCTGAATGGGAAGTTATCAAGGAAATAATTGATAACCAAAGAAAGATTAAACATGAAAAACGGGTGATAATCAATGCACTGCTTTGGCTGCTAACTACGGGCAGCCAATGGCGCAATATGGAAAGTAAGTACCCACCCTGGCAAACCATTTACTATCATTTCAGGCAGTGGAAAAAGCGGGGCATTATTGAAGAGTTGTTAGCTTTTTTAGCAGGCAGAGAAAGAAAAAAAGCAGGCAGACAAGCCCTGCCAAGCGTGTTGGCCATTGATAGCCAAAGTGTTAAGATTATACAATTTACCAGTCAGGATAAAGGCATAGATGGCAATAAAAAAGTGAATGGCAGAAAAAGACATCTGCCTGTGGACTGTTTAGGTATCCCCTGGGCGGTGCATATTACAGCTGCTAATATATCAGACACCACAGCAGGATATGAGTTAGCAGCTAAGTTGAAGGGCAAGTCCGCCCGCCTGCATACCCTGAAAGCAGATAATGGCTACACAGAGACTTTTGTGGAAGAAGTGAAAAAACAATATGGATGGAGTGTAGAAATTGTACAAAAGCCTGAAAGCGTGAAAGGCTTTGTCCCGGCAGGGGGCCGTTGGGTAGTGGAACGTAGCTACGGATGGCTCAATTTTAAGCGTAGGTTGAGCCGTGATTTTGAAAAAAGCACAGAAAGTTCGGAAGCCATGCTACAATTAGCCTTTATTGATACTCTGCTCAAAAGAAAAACCGAATAA
- a CDS encoding adenylate/guanylate cyclase domain-containing protein, with product MSSQSDYTSRAQRITARFPLLTFLSIQITFWIFANLLLALLMYFHAQAISITYQIKAVVSFVPLLMVSLLMVIFYGLSLGLADFYLRKGLFRKKSFASLLFIKTLISFLILTLIVLLLHFVFYDFFNIIFSSAARMPVAAAWNSFYLASAIYYFFMTLMISFINQMNRRYGPGVLVPLLLGRYRTPREEERIFLFMDLKSSTSIAEQLGHLRYSAFIRDAFSDINGDIAQYNAQIYQYVGDEIVLTWQTREGLRNFCCIRFFFACEKRLRARSPYYQQQYGWIPEFKAGIHAGKVTAVEIGEIKLEVAYHGDTINTTARIQSVCNDYGKTLLISEPLLQKLNVPEDEFETETLGAIQLKGKKENIAICSVRKTI from the coding sequence ATGAGTTCACAATCTGATTACACCAGCCGAGCACAACGAATCACGGCTCGTTTTCCCTTGTTGACATTCTTGTCGATTCAGATCACCTTTTGGATTTTCGCGAACCTCCTTCTTGCGTTACTGATGTATTTCCATGCACAAGCCATTTCCATAACCTACCAGATAAAAGCAGTGGTCAGTTTCGTGCCCCTCTTGATGGTTTCCCTCCTCATGGTTATTTTTTATGGTCTGAGCCTTGGCTTAGCTGACTTTTACCTAAGAAAGGGGTTGTTTAGAAAGAAATCTTTTGCAAGCCTGCTGTTTATAAAAACCCTCATTTCATTTCTTATCCTGACGTTGATCGTGCTGCTGCTTCATTTTGTTTTTTATGATTTTTTCAACATTATATTTTCAAGTGCTGCCAGGATGCCTGTCGCTGCTGCCTGGAACTCTTTTTACCTAGCCTCAGCCATTTATTATTTTTTTATGACCCTGATGATCAGTTTCATCAACCAGATGAACCGCAGATACGGCCCGGGCGTGCTAGTTCCTTTGTTGCTTGGCCGGTACAGAACTCCAAGGGAAGAAGAGCGAATTTTCCTCTTCATGGACCTAAAATCATCTACTTCCATTGCTGAACAATTGGGGCACCTGCGGTACAGCGCATTCATCAGGGATGCATTCAGTGATATCAATGGGGACATCGCCCAATACAACGCACAGATCTACCAGTATGTGGGCGACGAAATCGTTCTTACCTGGCAAACAAGGGAAGGGCTAAGAAATTTTTGTTGCATCCGTTTTTTCTTTGCTTGTGAAAAACGGCTTCGTGCAAGGTCACCATATTATCAGCAACAGTACGGTTGGATACCAGAATTTAAAGCAGGAATTCACGCAGGCAAAGTCACCGCTGTGGAAATCGGAGAAATCAAACTCGAGGTCGCCTACCACGGGGACACGATCAACACAACAGCAAGAATCCAAAGTGTTTGTAATGACTATGGCAAAACGCTGCTGATATCTGAGCCCCTGCTGCAGAAACTGAACGTGCCCGAAGATGAATTTGAAACGGAAACATTGGGTGCCATCCAACTTAAGGGGAAAAAAGAAAATATCGCCATATGCTCGGTTCGAAAGACGATTTGA
- a CDS encoding HAD family hydrolase yields MSEILKDWSKIKLVVTDIDGTLVNSAYQLSNDFYTVFDKLRARGILFAVASGRQFFNLANRFEAIKKDLIFIAENGSYVVDQGEEILVQAIEQSIAKELLVEARTIADTYIVLCGKKKAYVENSHPYFISKVKLYYDEFELVEDLMQVEDDQFLKIAICDLAGAEANSYRHFQQKRDLLQVKVSGKIWLDLSHKLADKGRAIALLQNKYSISIEETMAFGDYLNDLEMMQRAYFSYAMENAHPDIKKAARFRAKSNDENGVLEVLQQMLMTIN; encoded by the coding sequence ATGAGTGAAATACTAAAAGATTGGTCGAAGATAAAGTTAGTGGTAACCGATATAGATGGTACCCTGGTCAATTCTGCGTATCAGTTAAGTAATGACTTTTATACTGTTTTTGATAAACTACGAGCAAGAGGTATCCTGTTTGCAGTAGCCAGTGGCAGGCAGTTTTTTAATCTAGCCAACCGTTTCGAGGCCATAAAAAAGGACTTGATCTTTATTGCTGAAAATGGAAGCTATGTAGTAGACCAGGGAGAAGAGATCTTGGTACAAGCTATAGAGCAATCGATCGCAAAAGAGTTGCTTGTGGAAGCCAGAACTATTGCTGATACCTATATTGTGCTATGTGGCAAGAAAAAAGCATATGTTGAAAATTCTCATCCCTATTTTATTTCGAAGGTAAAACTTTACTATGATGAGTTTGAACTAGTAGAAGATCTCATGCAGGTAGAAGATGATCAATTTCTAAAAATAGCCATCTGTGACTTAGCCGGAGCGGAAGCAAATAGTTACCGGCATTTTCAGCAAAAGAGAGACTTGCTGCAAGTAAAGGTATCAGGCAAGATATGGTTAGACTTATCCCACAAACTGGCTGATAAAGGAAGGGCTATTGCCCTGCTACAAAATAAGTATAGCATCTCGATTGAAGAAACCATGGCCTTTGGCGATTATTTAAATGATTTGGAGATGATGCAACGGGCCTATTTTAGTTATGCGATGGAAAATGCGCATCCTGACATAAAAAAGGCAGCCCGTTTTAGAGCAAAAAGTAATGATGAAAACGGAGTGCTAGAAGTATTGCAGCAGATGCTGATGACAATAAATTGA
- a CDS encoding carbonic anhydrase has product MDLYNQIFENNSKWVAEKKATQADFFQYLSRGQSPEILYIGCSDSRVTAEEITGTEPGQMFVHRNIANLVPNNDNSSLSVVVYAVEHLQVKHIVVCGHYYCGGVKAAMQSKDLGVLNPWLRNIRDVYRLHKNELNAISNEEERYKRLVELNVQEQCINVIKMAVFQKAYLKNKYPEIHGWVFDISTGRLIDLNIDFPTILSSIQEIYDLTQEV; this is encoded by the coding sequence ATGGACTTGTATAATCAAATATTTGAGAATAACAGCAAGTGGGTGGCTGAGAAAAAAGCCACTCAGGCTGATTTTTTTCAATATCTCTCTAGAGGACAATCTCCGGAAATTCTCTATATCGGCTGCAGTGATAGCCGGGTAACGGCAGAAGAAATAACCGGAACCGAGCCGGGTCAAATGTTTGTGCACCGAAACATTGCCAACCTTGTTCCTAACAATGATAACAGTTCCCTATCAGTGGTTGTCTATGCAGTAGAACATCTGCAGGTGAAACACATCGTTGTCTGTGGCCATTATTATTGCGGTGGAGTAAAGGCAGCGATGCAAAGTAAAGATCTTGGTGTACTTAATCCCTGGCTTCGTAATATTCGGGACGTTTACCGGTTGCATAAAAATGAACTGAATGCCATTTCCAATGAGGAGGAACGCTATAAGCGGCTGGTAGAGCTGAATGTGCAGGAACAATGTATAAATGTAATTAAAATGGCTGTCTTTCAAAAAGCCTATCTTAAGAATAAGTATCCGGAGATTCACGGTTGGGTGTTTGACATTTCTACAGGCAGACTCATTGATTTGAATATTGATTTCCCAACAATACTTTCTTCCATTCAGGAAATTTATGATCTGACCCAGGAGGTGTAG
- a CDS encoding SDR family NAD(P)-dependent oxidoreductase, translated as MKKTVFVTGASAGIGKATAIYLAQNGYQMYGAARRSEKMQDLKAYGIQPIALEITKEESVKEAKNQIFKQAGSIEILVNKAGFGLEGSIEDIPMEEACYQLEVNVCGAMRLAQLVLPKMRENTYVKIVNISSVGGKIAFPLRGGIMPASLPWRP; from the coding sequence ATGAAAAAGACAGTTTTTGTTACAGGCGCTTCGGCAGGAATTGGCAAAGCAACCGCAATTTATTTAGCACAAAACGGCTACCAGATGTATGGGGCTGCACGCAGATCGGAAAAAATGCAAGACCTGAAAGCCTACGGCATCCAACCCATTGCCTTGGAAATTACAAAAGAAGAAAGTGTGAAGGAGGCTAAAAACCAAATTTTCAAACAGGCAGGAAGCATTGAAATTTTAGTTAACAAGGCAGGCTTTGGTTTGGAAGGTTCCATTGAAGACATACCTATGGAAGAGGCATGTTATCAACTCGAAGTAAATGTATGTGGTGCCATGCGTTTAGCACAACTGGTACTGCCCAAAATGCGGGAAAATACATACGTTAAGATTGTTAACATTTCCTCTGTTGGGGGTAAAATTGCTTTTCCACTAAGGGGTGGTATCATGCCAGCAAGTTTGCCCTGGAGGCCTTGA
- a CDS encoding SPFH domain-containing protein, translating to MKKLYSAFLSVIVCGYLSSCGFERIDAGHVGVKVKQFGDDKGVDEVVQVTGTVFYNPFTESIFEFPTYTQHKEYQPFVVNSRDASEFTVAPSINYYVKAEKVPSIFKQYRKQLPELEEAFIKTATLEAYRIATNNYTADSLMSNRDRFEAKVKELLSKQLEPEGFILQQLTSSLTPPQSLRDAINAKNMAIQKAMQVENEVKKEQAQAQINVAKARGDAEALRIQADAEAYANEKRQASLTPLVVQQQFIQKWNGVLPQYGSVPQIFRDVSK from the coding sequence ATGAAAAAACTTTATAGTGCTTTCTTATCAGTAATAGTCTGTGGTTATCTTTCTTCTTGTGGATTTGAAAGAATAGATGCAGGACATGTGGGTGTAAAGGTAAAGCAGTTTGGTGATGATAAAGGTGTAGATGAGGTAGTACAGGTAACAGGTACTGTATTTTATAATCCTTTCACAGAATCTATTTTTGAATTTCCTACTTATACTCAGCATAAAGAGTACCAGCCATTTGTAGTAAATTCCAGGGACGCTTCTGAATTTACTGTTGCTCCATCCATCAACTATTATGTAAAGGCTGAGAAAGTACCTTCTATTTTTAAACAGTATCGCAAGCAATTACCCGAACTAGAAGAAGCATTCATAAAAACAGCTACCCTGGAAGCGTACCGGATCGCTACCAATAATTATACAGCAGATTCGCTGATGAGCAACAGAGATAGATTTGAGGCCAAAGTAAAAGAATTGCTTTCAAAGCAGTTAGAGCCGGAAGGATTTATTCTCCAGCAGTTAACCTCCTCCCTTACGCCTCCTCAAAGCTTACGTGATGCCATCAATGCAAAGAATATGGCCATACAAAAAGCCATGCAAGTAGAAAATGAGGTCAAAAAAGAGCAAGCACAAGCACAAATTAACGTTGCCAAAGCAAGAGGCGATGCAGAAGCACTACGTATACAAGCCGATGCAGAAGCATATGCCAATGAGAAAAGACAGGCTTCTCTTACTCCATTAGTAGTCCAGCAGCAGTTTATTCAGAAATGGAATGGTGTTTTACCGCAATATGGTAGTGTTCCACAGATTTTTAGGGATGTCTCTAAATAA
- a CDS encoding type 1 glutamine amidotransferase family protein produces MINTAKMYAHNIYVFLFDGFSDWEIAYLTPELYKSDKANVYTFTVDGMAITSGGGLKISPHVSIEQINSQEVSMLVLPGGTVWEEKKPTGIDHLLEEIHVNGKTIAAICGATTFMAEKGYLDDIKHTSNALPYLKQFAPAYKGSRNYVSDLAVTDRNIITANGVAPIEFAREVFKKVALISEEGIEQWYQLFKNGVWSD; encoded by the coding sequence ATGATCAATACTGCTAAAATGTATGCACACAACATCTATGTCTTTCTTTTTGATGGGTTTTCAGACTGGGAGATTGCTTATCTGACACCTGAACTTTACAAAAGCGATAAAGCCAATGTATACACATTCACGGTCGATGGAATGGCTATCACTTCTGGTGGTGGCCTGAAAATCTCTCCGCATGTATCAATCGAACAAATCAATAGTCAGGAGGTTTCCATGCTTGTTCTTCCTGGTGGAACAGTATGGGAGGAAAAAAAACCGACAGGCATCGATCATTTGCTTGAAGAAATTCATGTCAATGGCAAAACCATCGCTGCTATTTGTGGAGCCACTACTTTTATGGCAGAAAAAGGCTACCTGGATGATATAAAGCACACCAGTAATGCCTTGCCATATCTAAAGCAATTTGCACCTGCCTACAAAGGCAGCAGAAATTATGTATCTGATCTGGCAGTAACCGACCGCAATATCATTACGGCCAACGGGGTTGCCCCCATAGAATTTGCCAGGGAGGTTTTCAAAAAAGTTGCCCTCATTAGCGAAGAAGGCATTGAGCAATGGTATCAATTATTTAAAAATGGAGTCTGGTCTGATTGA
- a CDS encoding alpha/beta hydrolase family protein, which produces MKQSQTPIISFSPVILPVPGRHVDLQMKVSAPASGNNLPVILLSHGHGASNFLSSYRGYGPLVDFFASYGFVVIQPTHQDSKTLTLDPSIPEAPLFWNSRATDMKYILDHLDQIISTVPGLSGRVDKTKVAAIGHSMGGHTVAMLAGMEVTDPAIGKIVNAAEPRLKARVLIGVSGGPEGFNGAARQHYPVLAAGNFSTMTLPALIVNGDKDKNLMFSDVDNWRADAYYQSHGPKDLLTVFGAEHIFGGISGYDARETSDENPERVTFVCESILAYLHSALNQKDGSWEEAKKALNGVASAKGRIDSKL; this is translated from the coding sequence ATGAAACAGTCACAAACTCCCATCATCAGCTTCAGTCCGGTTATATTACCAGTTCCCGGCCGTCACGTAGACCTCCAAATGAAAGTTTCTGCTCCCGCGAGCGGAAATAACCTGCCCGTCATTCTTCTTTCCCACGGCCATGGCGCCTCCAACTTTCTCTCTTCCTACAGAGGTTATGGCCCACTTGTTGATTTTTTTGCTTCGTACGGGTTTGTCGTCATTCAACCGACACACCAAGATTCCAAAACACTGACACTTGACCCATCCATTCCCGAAGCTCCCCTGTTTTGGAATTCGCGGGCAACGGACATGAAATACATCCTGGATCATTTGGACCAGATTATTTCCACAGTACCTGGGTTAAGCGGAAGGGTCGATAAAACGAAGGTTGCTGCCATTGGCCATTCCATGGGAGGCCACACGGTAGCCATGCTAGCTGGCATGGAGGTAACTGACCCGGCAATAGGTAAAATCGTGAATGCCGCAGAACCAAGATTAAAGGCCCGGGTGCTCATTGGCGTGTCTGGTGGACCCGAAGGATTTAACGGAGCCGCCAGACAGCACTATCCTGTGTTGGCGGCCGGCAATTTCAGCACCATGACTTTGCCAGCACTCATTGTGAATGGGGACAAAGATAAAAACCTCATGTTCTCTGATGTGGACAACTGGCGTGCGGACGCATATTACCAAAGTCACGGTCCCAAGGACCTGCTCACAGTGTTTGGCGCTGAACACATTTTTGGCGGTATATCAGGCTATGATGCCCGCGAGACAAGTGATGAAAATCCGGAGAGGGTAACCTTTGTTTGCGAAAGCATTCTAGCGTATCTTCACAGTGCACTCAATCAGAAAGATGGTAGTTGGGAAGAAGCAAAGAAAGCGCTGAACGGGGTAGCAAGTGCAAAAGGTAGAATTGACAGCAAATTATAA
- a CDS encoding IS630 family transposase, whose amino-acid sequence MWVIPPKQNAGFVYQMEKVISVYERPYDEKQLLVTLDESPKQLIESKHFIGKDGKQYQDSIYTRHGVRDIYMVFEPLAGKRYCFVEQNHNRFTWVKILSRLLDTTYKACEKITLVEDNLSAHKPSAFYELYQPEKAKAYLDRIEFIFTPAHGSWLNMAEIELSVLQRDCLDRHIATEDELIKQLSAWQESRNNKAVKANWQFTNQDARVKLKKLYPTI is encoded by the coding sequence ATGTGGGTGATCCCCCCTAAACAAAATGCAGGGTTTGTTTATCAAATGGAAAAAGTGATTTCAGTCTATGAAAGGCCATATGATGAAAAGCAGCTGCTGGTCACTTTGGATGAATCACCCAAACAACTTATTGAAAGCAAACACTTCATAGGCAAAGATGGAAAACAGTATCAGGACAGTATCTATACAAGACATGGAGTGCGTGATATCTATATGGTCTTTGAGCCATTAGCCGGTAAACGATATTGTTTTGTGGAGCAAAACCACAACCGTTTCACCTGGGTAAAGATTCTAAGCCGGTTGTTGGATACTACTTACAAAGCATGCGAGAAAATCACTTTAGTAGAGGATAACTTGTCGGCTCACAAACCAAGTGCTTTTTATGAACTTTATCAACCTGAGAAAGCTAAAGCGTATTTAGACAGGATAGAGTTTATCTTTACCCCGGCTCATGGCAGTTGGCTCAATATGGCAGAAATAGAGCTATCAGTGTTACAAAGAGATTGCCTTGACAGGCACATTGCCACAGAGGATGAGTTAATAAAACAGCTAAGCGCCTGGCAGGAGAGCAGAAATAACAAAGCAGTAAAAGCTAATTGGCAGTTCACCAATCAAGATGCCAGGGTTAAACTCAAAAAACTATACCCGACTATTTAA
- a CDS encoding IS5 family transposase, with translation MYELHENLTDSQWQVIKNIVDDGRKRKVCLKRVVDACLWLTRTGSQWRNLSQTHYPVWQTVAYYFYKWQDNGVWQQVRAMLVKKERERQGRQAEPSRVAIDSQSVKQCGCFSEQVGVDGNKKIDGRKRHLAVDNLGLPWAVYVGAANESDAVAGFELLPQLKSCRRLSLICADAAYKGEFVSYAYYYGWKVDISQKPPSKQGFIPQKGRWQVERSGPATSVHRLHAWLNHYRRLAKDYERTPASAVCFIELAFINIILSKIP, from the coding sequence ATGTATGAATTACATGAAAATCTGACTGATAGTCAATGGCAAGTTATTAAAAACATAGTAGATGATGGACGAAAGAGAAAAGTTTGTTTAAAGCGTGTAGTGGATGCCTGCCTGTGGCTGACCAGAACCGGAAGTCAGTGGCGGAATTTGTCTCAGACCCATTATCCTGTATGGCAAACGGTAGCTTATTATTTTTATAAGTGGCAAGATAATGGGGTCTGGCAACAAGTGCGGGCGATGTTAGTGAAAAAGGAACGAGAAAGACAGGGACGACAAGCAGAGCCTTCCAGAGTGGCTATTGATAGCCAAAGTGTTAAACAGTGTGGTTGCTTTTCTGAGCAGGTAGGTGTAGATGGTAATAAGAAAATAGATGGTAGGAAACGGCATTTGGCGGTTGATAACTTAGGACTTCCCTGGGCTGTTTATGTAGGAGCTGCTAATGAGTCTGATGCCGTAGCAGGCTTTGAATTATTACCACAACTCAAAAGCTGTAGACGGCTAAGTTTGATCTGTGCCGATGCAGCTTATAAAGGTGAGTTTGTCTCTTATGCTTATTATTATGGGTGGAAAGTAGACATCTCACAAAAGCCTCCTTCCAAGCAAGGATTTATTCCTCAAAAGGGAAGGTGGCAAGTGGAAAGATCTGGACCTGCTACGAGTGTGCATCGGCTCCATGCCTGGCTGAATCATTATCGAAGATTAGCTAAAGATTATGAAAGAACTCCTGCTTCTGCTGTCTGTTTTATAGAATTAGCTTTTATCAATATCATTTTATCAAAAATACCTTAA
- a CDS encoding helix-turn-helix domain-containing protein encodes MSGKLGNLIKKAMVIYRITLSAEERRILSSWINKGSRKAKDIQKAYVLLASDETTGRQSETELAETYKLSTRSVERIRKCFCEQGMGMFDKKTRKLRSDKKIDGKVEAHLLALVCSEPPQGQAKWKLQLLADRLVELKVIDSISHTSVASLLKKMSLSLG; translated from the coding sequence ATGTCAGGTAAATTAGGTAATTTGATCAAAAAAGCCATGGTCATTTATCGAATTACCCTCAGTGCTGAAGAAAGAAGGATCTTAAGTAGTTGGATAAATAAAGGCAGCCGAAAGGCCAAAGATATTCAAAAAGCCTATGTGCTGTTAGCCAGCGATGAAACAACAGGCAGGCAAAGTGAGACTGAGTTGGCAGAAACTTATAAATTATCTACCAGAAGTGTGGAGCGTATCCGTAAGTGTTTTTGTGAGCAGGGCATGGGCATGTTTGATAAGAAAACAAGAAAATTAAGAAGCGACAAAAAGATAGATGGGAAGGTAGAAGCGCATCTGCTGGCATTAGTCTGTAGTGAGCCGCCTCAAGGACAGGCAAAATGGAAACTGCAACTGCTGGCAGACAGATTAGTAGAACTCAAGGTGATTGACTCCATTTCCCATACGAGTGTGGCAAGCCTGTTAAAAAAAATGAGCTTAAGCCTTGGCTGA